From a region of the Fischerella sp. JS2 genome:
- a CDS encoding nucleoside deaminase, with protein MTPEDLMRLAITEAKKGDAPYGAVIVKDKEVVAVAHNTVKRDNDPSAHAEINVIRSLTAKLQNYSLKGYSIYTTGEPCPMCATACVWTGISEIIYGASIQDLISVNQSQIEISCEEIIAKSFRKIQVKKGLLREECLELFK; from the coding sequence ATGACTCCAGAAGATTTGATGCGTTTAGCCATAACAGAAGCAAAGAAAGGAGATGCACCTTATGGGGCTGTAATTGTTAAAGATAAAGAAGTGGTTGCTGTTGCTCATAACACCGTGAAGCGAGATAATGATCCATCCGCTCATGCAGAAATTAATGTTATTCGCAGTTTAACTGCAAAACTTCAGAATTATTCTTTGAAAGGCTATAGTATATATACAACTGGTGAACCTTGTCCAATGTGTGCAACCGCTTGTGTTTGGACTGGTATATCAGAAATTATTTATGGTGCTTCGATTCAAGATTTAATATCGGTAAATCAATCACAAATTGAAATATCTTGCGAAGAGATTATTGCTAAAAGTTTTAGAAAAATTCAAGTTAAAAAAGGACTTTTGAGAGAAGAATGTCTAGAGTTGTTTAAATAG
- a CDS encoding HEAT repeat domain-containing protein, which produces MLVTRFTHKLRLKVIASQIAIAFICISSPLLIINTTSAQSQSQTQINSYIQRLKNPQQRTAVIDYLARVGKPAVPALITALQDSDPQVRTSALVIIAKIGPNAAQAIPALMRAIDDKDATVRSHAVRAIAKMGRQAYVPYIVVGLDSKNQQERYGAAHILRAMGKDAASAVPALMKKLEDKDAWMRVNVISALGSIGKAATPAVPALVTRLQDTDQTVRHSAAYALGDISSSWQENLSQLSIKEINTTISYLEKALKILQNPSLQFRPEAITAVKDPLVILKQEKMRRVK; this is translated from the coding sequence ATGCTTGTGACTAGATTTACTCACAAACTGCGCTTAAAAGTCATAGCTTCCCAAATCGCGATCGCTTTCATCTGTATTTCATCACCTTTACTAATTATCAACACAACTTCAGCACAGTCACAAAGCCAGACGCAAATCAACTCCTATATCCAACGCTTAAAGAACCCCCAACAGCGTACTGCTGTCATAGATTATTTAGCAAGAGTGGGTAAGCCTGCTGTTCCCGCTTTAATTACAGCTTTACAAGATAGTGATCCGCAAGTACGTACCAGTGCTTTAGTAATTATCGCTAAAATTGGCCCTAATGCAGCCCAAGCCATACCTGCCTTGATGCGGGCAATTGATGATAAAGATGCGACTGTTCGTTCCCATGCAGTCCGAGCGATCGCTAAAATGGGTAGACAAGCCTATGTGCCTTACATAGTAGTTGGTTTAGATAGCAAGAATCAACAAGAACGTTACGGTGCAGCTCATATTTTACGCGCTATGGGAAAAGATGCAGCATCTGCTGTACCTGCCCTGATGAAAAAGTTAGAGGATAAAGATGCTTGGATGCGAGTAAATGTTATCTCTGCTTTAGGTAGTATCGGTAAAGCAGCAACACCAGCTGTACCTGCTTTAGTTACTCGTTTACAAGACACCGATCAAACTGTTCGTCACAGTGCAGCTTATGCTTTGGGTGATATTAGTTCGAGTTGGCAAGAAAATCTTAGTCAATTATCTATAAAAGAAATAAATACAACTATCTCTTATTTGGAAAAAGCGCTAAAAATTTTGCAAAATCCCTCATTACAATTCCGCCCAGAAGCAATTACTGCTGTCAAAGATCCTCTTGTGATTTTAAAGCAAGAGAAAATGAGGCGGGTAAAATGA
- a CDS encoding response regulator transcription factor: MITVLLVDDQNLIRQGLKALLELEPDLEIVGEAENGEAAINLIENLHPDVVLMDIRMPIMDGVAATREIHKRFPNIQTLVLTTFDNDEYVTAALQNGAMGYLLKDTPSEELAVAIRAVHKGYTQLGPGIVKKLLTQFPPVVPNNSPSPPPSLADLTPREKEVLRLIATGATNKEIAQQLYISEGTVKNHVTNILNRLNLRDRTQAAIFANSFLSYLN; encoded by the coding sequence ATGATTACAGTCTTGCTGGTAGATGATCAAAATTTAATTCGTCAAGGATTAAAAGCATTATTAGAACTAGAACCAGATTTAGAAATTGTTGGAGAAGCAGAAAACGGAGAGGCTGCTATTAATTTGATTGAAAATTTACATCCAGATGTGGTGTTAATGGATATTAGAATGCCAATTATGGATGGAGTTGCAGCCACACGAGAAATTCACAAGCGTTTCCCTAACATACAGACTTTAGTATTAACAACTTTTGATAATGATGAATATGTAACAGCAGCATTACAAAATGGTGCAATGGGCTATTTACTCAAAGACACTCCTTCCGAAGAATTAGCTGTTGCTATCCGTGCTGTGCATAAAGGATATACTCAATTAGGCCCAGGCATCGTTAAAAAACTTTTAACTCAATTTCCACCAGTTGTACCCAATAACTCCCCATCTCCGCCACCAAGTTTAGCTGATCTGACTCCCAGAGAAAAAGAGGTTTTGCGGCTAATCGCTACTGGTGCTACTAATAAAGAAATTGCCCAACAACTCTATATTTCCGAAGGCACAGTCAAAAATCATGTCACTAATATTTTAAATCGCTTAAATTTACGCGATCGCACCCAAGCAGCAATCTTTGCCAACTCATTTTTATCTTATTTAAACTAG
- a CDS encoding sensor histidine kinase, which translates to MSRPINVSNHPFRFLLYLEWILLIISAFAVLIPSHFQRFNNQSIELTILSLLIFGLMGLSLPTNNKKIKVFYTILEVILIIFISFYNTKPSGRFFPFLYLVLVTRSCFIFQIQGRLIVTALSFVLFMISLSQRKPPRSPVQIAPFIQERFLFYNFVVALLFGLALVFVLMLMNTILSERKSREELAIANEKLRQYALKIENQATLEERNRIAREIHDSLGHSLTALNLQLETAQKLWQSNPEKAKTFLARAKELGSKALQDVRQSVSTMRSHPLQEQSLEQAIANLAENMQRTTGILPILKIDLPYPISAEISTPIYRIIQESFTNICKYAQATKVKLELMTTDTTLYLLIEDNGKGFDLGQNTTGFGQQSMRDRTLALGGKFNIHSTPGSGCQIQVEIPLLRYRQ; encoded by the coding sequence GTGAGTAGACCAATTAATGTTAGCAATCATCCTTTTCGGTTTTTACTTTATTTGGAGTGGATATTACTAATTATTTCTGCATTTGCTGTTTTAATACCTTCTCATTTTCAACGTTTTAACAATCAGTCTATAGAGTTAACAATTCTTAGTTTGCTTATTTTTGGTTTAATGGGCTTGAGTTTACCTACCAATAATAAAAAAATTAAGGTATTTTACACGATTCTAGAAGTAATTTTAATTATATTTATTTCCTTTTACAACACTAAACCATCGGGAAGATTTTTCCCGTTTCTATACTTAGTTTTAGTAACTCGTAGCTGTTTTATTTTTCAAATCCAAGGTCGTTTAATTGTTACGGCTTTATCTTTTGTATTATTTATGATTTCTTTATCACAAAGGAAACCTCCTCGTTCACCAGTACAAATAGCACCATTTATCCAAGAGAGATTTTTATTTTATAACTTCGTTGTTGCTTTATTATTTGGATTAGCATTGGTGTTTGTATTAATGTTAATGAATACAATTTTATCTGAAAGAAAAAGTCGGGAGGAACTAGCTATTGCTAATGAAAAATTACGTCAATATGCTTTAAAAATAGAAAATCAAGCAACTTTGGAAGAACGTAATCGTATTGCCCGAGAAATTCATGATTCTTTAGGACATTCTTTGACTGCTTTAAATTTACAATTAGAAACCGCTCAGAAATTATGGCAATCTAATCCGGAAAAAGCGAAAACATTTTTAGCAAGAGCAAAAGAATTAGGTTCAAAAGCACTACAAGATGTCCGACAATCAGTTTCTACTATGCGTTCTCATCCATTACAAGAACAATCTTTAGAACAGGCGATCGCTAATCTGGCAGAAAATATGCAGCGTACAACTGGAATCTTACCAATTCTCAAAATTGATTTACCTTATCCTATTTCTGCTGAGATTAGCACACCTATTTATCGAATTATTCAAGAATCATTTACAAATATTTGTAAATACGCTCAAGCGACAAAAGTTAAACTGGAATTGATGACGACAGATACAACTTTATATTTACTAATTGAGGATAATGGTAAAGGTTTTGATTTAGGTCAAAATACAACAGGTTTTGGACAGCAAAGTATGCGCGATCGCACTTTAGCATTAGGTGGAAAATTTAATATTCACAGTACTCCTGGTTCTGGTTGTCAAATTCAAGTTGAGATCCCGTTACTGAGGTATAGGCAATGA
- a CDS encoding Spy/CpxP family protein refolding chaperone translates to MTLKKLSLLAGAVALSLTALPFAVQAQTTSSPFLVAQVPQGKGPLQNLGLTEAQKAQIAEIRRNTKAKMDAVLTPQQREQLANARQNRQANRQDRRNIKASLNLTEDQKAQMRQIMKSQKSQIDAVLTPEQRQQLQQMRESKRSRRQQFNR, encoded by the coding sequence ATGACACTCAAAAAATTATCACTGCTTGCTGGTGCTGTTGCCCTCAGTTTAACTGCTCTTCCCTTTGCAGTTCAAGCACAAACAACCTCATCTCCTTTTCTAGTAGCGCAAGTTCCTCAAGGTAAAGGCCCACTCCAAAATTTAGGGCTAACAGAAGCACAAAAAGCCCAAATTGCAGAAATTCGCCGCAATACAAAGGCTAAAATGGATGCAGTTCTCACCCCACAGCAACGGGAACAACTTGCAAATGCAAGACAAAACCGTCAAGCAAACCGTCAAGATAGACGCAACATAAAAGCCTCCCTCAATCTTACTGAAGACCAGAAAGCCCAAATGCGGCAAATTATGAAATCTCAAAAATCCCAAATAGATGCTGTTTTGACTCCTGAACAAAGGCAGCAACTACAACAAATGCGTGAAAGTAAACGCTCACGTCGTCAACAATTTAATCGCTGA
- a CDS encoding ergothioneine biosynthesis protein EgtB → MISELSKSSFKQTIFQAFTQCRTKTLTLFENIDEVTFCHQAHPDFSPVGWHLGHIAYTESLWLLERSAGLPCMFPQYRKLFAADGLPKCDRVKLPNLEEIRYYLDIVRERVFDYLEVADLETEAPLWRFLLQHESQHSEIICFILEMCKLEDRKMGNCGEYNYKSSPPPPLPIASNPQRLFLYAGKPLLYRSRVKRVYGNRSWGKPPAFPSLPHHRTGSSKGGVGAPSSPPPHFPITPSPHPLEEMIQIPAGEFEMGNDSPDALDNERPAHMVYLDTYYIDRFPVTCGQYRAFMAAGGYENLRWWSKAGWEWLQAAKVTRPLYWYEDLTWENHPVCGVSWYEAEAYAQFVGKRLPTEAEWEKAASWDARTNQRRTYAWGDAQPTPEHCNHNQKMGKTTPVNAYPAGQSLYGLYDTLGNVWEWTATWFDGYKGFQYYPYIGYSQVYFDRQHRVLKGGSWATRPWALRSSFRNWYHPGVQQVLAGFRCAKSDNILA, encoded by the coding sequence GTGATCTCAGAATTGAGCAAATCTAGTTTCAAACAGACAATTTTTCAGGCTTTTACTCAGTGTCGTACCAAAACTCTAACTTTGTTTGAGAATATAGACGAAGTTACCTTTTGCCATCAGGCTCATCCTGATTTTAGTCCTGTGGGTTGGCATTTGGGACATATTGCTTACACAGAATCTTTGTGGTTACTAGAACGAAGTGCAGGTTTACCCTGTATGTTTCCCCAATATCGCAAGCTGTTTGCTGCTGATGGCTTGCCTAAATGCGATCGCGTCAAATTACCCAATTTAGAGGAAATCCGTTACTACCTAGACATAGTCAGAGAAAGAGTCTTCGATTACTTAGAAGTAGCGGATTTAGAAACAGAAGCACCTTTGTGGCGCTTTTTACTTCAGCACGAAAGCCAACACAGCGAAATTATTTGTTTCATATTGGAAATGTGCAAGCTGGAAGATAGGAAAATGGGAAATTGTGGAGAATATAATTATAAGTCCTCCCCACCTCCCCCCCTCCCCATTGCCTCCAATCCCCAACGCCTCTTTCTTTATGCCGGGAAACCCTTACTTTACAGAAGCCGAGTAAAGCGCGTCTACGGCAATCGCTCATGGGGGAAACCCCCTGCGTTCCCGTCGTTGCCTCACCACCGCACTGGCTCCTCCAAGGGAGGAGTGGGGGCCCCGAGTTCCCCACCTCCTCATTTCCCCATCACTCCATCCCCCCATCCCCTCGAAGAGATGATCCAAATCCCAGCTGGCGAATTTGAGATGGGTAACGATTCACCAGATGCCTTGGATAACGAACGTCCTGCTCACATGGTATATCTAGACACATACTATATTGACCGTTTCCCTGTCACCTGTGGACAATATCGGGCATTTATGGCAGCAGGAGGTTATGAAAATCTGCGTTGGTGGTCAAAGGCTGGCTGGGAATGGTTGCAAGCGGCAAAAGTAACACGACCTCTGTACTGGTATGAAGATTTAACCTGGGAAAATCACCCAGTTTGTGGTGTTAGTTGGTACGAAGCAGAAGCCTACGCCCAGTTTGTCGGTAAGCGCTTACCTACAGAAGCCGAATGGGAAAAAGCAGCTAGCTGGGATGCGAGAACTAATCAGCGTCGCACTTATGCTTGGGGAGACGCACAACCAACACCAGAACATTGCAATCACAATCAGAAAATGGGCAAAACAACACCAGTAAATGCCTATCCTGCTGGACAAAGCCTTTATGGTTTGTATGATACTTTAGGCAATGTCTGGGAATGGACAGCTACCTGGTTTGATGGCTATAAAGGCTTCCAGTATTACCCTTATATTGGGTACTCCCAAGTTTATTTTGACCGTCAACATCGCGTTTTAAAAGGCGGTAGTTGGGCAACTCGTCCTTGGGCACTACGTTCTAGTTTTCGCAATTGGTATCATCCTGGCGTACAGCAAGTTTTGGCAGGATTTCGCTGTGCTAAAAGTGACAATATCCTAGCTTGA
- the egtC gene encoding ergothioneine biosynthesis protein EgtC, whose amino-acid sequence MCRLLAYLGSPVSLEPLLYEPEHSLIVQSYQPREMLSGVVNADGFGIGWYHVQKDTKPFVYKNTLPIWNDINLPNLSRYVESGCILSYVRSATLGQALDLSNCQPCQYQRLLYIHNGYIENFRQTLYVPIRKQLNDEISQWVSGTTDSEHIFALLLSLWQENSGKTLEQALHTTLLKLAEMALTHQTHASANVIISNGNRLVASRFSTKSPAPSLYWTADDPTFPDAVILASEPLFAGNWTPCPENSIISVGEDCDLRIEQI is encoded by the coding sequence ATGTGTCGTTTATTAGCCTACCTTGGTTCACCAGTTTCTCTAGAACCTCTGTTGTATGAACCAGAACACTCGCTCATAGTCCAGAGCTATCAACCCCGCGAAATGCTGTCTGGAGTGGTTAACGCCGATGGCTTCGGTATAGGTTGGTATCATGTGCAAAAAGATACTAAACCTTTTGTATATAAAAATACGCTACCGATTTGGAATGATATTAATCTACCCAATCTCAGCCGTTATGTGGAGTCAGGGTGTATTCTTTCCTATGTTCGCAGCGCTACTCTAGGTCAAGCACTTGATTTGAGTAATTGTCAGCCATGTCAGTATCAGCGTTTGTTATACATTCACAACGGTTACATTGAAAATTTTCGGCAGACACTATATGTACCGATTCGCAAGCAGCTAAATGATGAAATTTCTCAATGGGTGAGTGGAACTACTGATTCCGAGCATATCTTTGCTTTGCTGCTGTCTCTATGGCAGGAAAACTCAGGTAAAACTCTGGAACAGGCTCTACACACAACTCTGCTAAAACTTGCAGAGATGGCGCTCACTCATCAAACCCACGCCTCAGCCAACGTAATTATCAGTAATGGAAATCGTCTTGTTGCTTCTCGCTTTAGCACAAAATCACCTGCTCCCTCGCTTTACTGGACAGCTGACGATCCAACTTTCCCCGATGCCGTCATCTTAGCTTCAGAACCATTATTTGCAGGTAATTGGACTCCTTGTCCAGAAAATAGCATTATCAGTGTGGGAGAAGACTGTGATCTCAGAATTGAGCAAATCTAG
- a CDS encoding DUF423 domain-containing protein — protein MTQIFLSLAAILGGLSVAAGAFASHALRERLSERSLLIFETGARYQMYHALALLAVAILLLHIKSPPPSLVASGWLFIIGIAIFSGSLYALSLTNVKYLGAITPIGGAAFIAGWGALAFAAWNLKY, from the coding sequence ATGACGCAAATATTTTTGAGCTTAGCAGCAATTTTAGGTGGTTTATCTGTTGCTGCGGGGGCTTTTGCTTCTCATGCTCTTAGAGAAAGACTTAGTGAGCGATCGCTCTTAATTTTTGAGACAGGCGCCCGTTACCAAATGTATCATGCTTTGGCATTGTTGGCTGTAGCAATATTATTACTTCACATCAAATCTCCCCCACCTAGTTTAGTAGCTAGTGGGTGGTTGTTTATTATTGGGATTGCAATTTTCTCCGGTAGCTTGTATGCTCTGAGTTTAACTAATGTTAAATATTTAGGAGCAATTACACCGATAGGAGGAGCAGCTTTTATAGCTGGTTGGGGTGCTTTAGCTTTTGCAGCCTGGAATTTGAAGTACTAG
- the bchM gene encoding magnesium protoporphyrin IX methyltransferase, with protein MNAADDKTIVKEYFNSTGFDRWRRIYGNGEVNKVQLDIRNGHQQTVDKVLGWLKADDNLAGLSICDAGCGVGSLSIPLAEAGAKVYASDISEKMVEEGKQRASLTLKNPENLTFAIQDLETLSGNYHTVICLDVLIHYPQEKADTMISHLCSLAQSRIILSFAPKTCALTILKKIGSFFPGPSKATRAYLHREADVVKILEKNGFVVQRQSMTRTRFYFSRLLEANRK; from the coding sequence ATGAACGCAGCCGACGATAAAACAATTGTTAAAGAATATTTCAATTCCACTGGTTTTGACCGTTGGAGACGTATATATGGCAATGGCGAAGTCAATAAAGTCCAGCTAGATATCCGCAATGGGCATCAGCAAACTGTAGATAAAGTACTCGGCTGGCTAAAAGCAGATGACAATCTAGCAGGGCTGTCTATCTGCGATGCTGGGTGTGGTGTGGGTAGTCTCAGCATCCCATTAGCAGAAGCAGGGGCAAAAGTCTATGCCAGCGACATTTCTGAAAAAATGGTAGAAGAAGGGAAACAAAGAGCTTCTCTAACCCTGAAAAATCCAGAAAATCTGACTTTTGCAATTCAAGATTTGGAAACTCTCAGTGGTAACTACCATACGGTGATTTGTTTGGATGTTCTCATCCACTATCCCCAAGAAAAAGCAGATACAATGATTTCTCACCTTTGTTCTTTAGCACAGTCGCGAATAATTCTCAGTTTTGCTCCTAAAACCTGTGCTTTGACAATTCTCAAGAAAATTGGGAGTTTCTTTCCAGGGCCAAGTAAAGCGACTCGTGCTTATTTACACCGGGAGGCTGATGTAGTCAAGATTTTAGAGAAAAATGGTTTTGTGGTGCAACGCCAATCAATGACACGTACTCGTTTTTATTTCTCCCGCTTACTGGAAGCTAACCGTAAGTAA
- a CDS encoding LEVG family PEP-CTERM protein → MARINFFIHFIAASSLVSTFLSMISVAHASSLIPKEEGEIQLTNLACLSNQNPKCIYTALGSNSYKVTSLEFDKQFSVSRLFVDQRNTTNDYSKFGIQFLAEDEGTNPSMGEYWLRPVAYTAPVVKKDTKTSTSTQKNLNAPEDSTVGTRTNTTAPKEITTTRSDGTQVITEEIIETTITTRQIMVDQKTTQTVYNEKTKKYETKTVTVKVPKLVQDVTTKTTTQTTTITPGKPVENGRLEVGRFKFEFNNPLAGIKLNFFDVEDFNYTGILSYTNSQGKNISVPQMLSGLLDSKGKIIDGTIQSLTLKDVKSFVVQLGNPGTKYGYKSIFSSTGDGVGFQLETVPEPSNLAGLGTLAILGILGSSQLKRKTSC, encoded by the coding sequence ATGGCAAGAATAAATTTTTTTATACATTTTATTGCGGCATCTAGTCTCGTTTCTACCTTCTTATCTATGATATCGGTAGCTCATGCGTCTAGCTTAATTCCTAAAGAAGAAGGAGAAATTCAGTTAACAAACTTAGCGTGTTTAAGCAATCAAAATCCTAAATGTATATATACAGCTTTAGGTTCAAACAGCTACAAAGTTACTAGTTTAGAATTTGACAAACAATTTTCTGTGAGTCGTTTATTTGTAGATCAAAGAAACACTACCAACGATTACTCAAAGTTTGGTATTCAGTTTTTGGCAGAAGATGAAGGCACTAATCCATCTATGGGAGAGTATTGGTTACGTCCCGTAGCATATACTGCACCTGTAGTTAAGAAAGACACCAAAACCTCTACTTCCACACAAAAAAATCTGAATGCGCCAGAGGATTCTACTGTAGGAACCAGGACTAATACAACAGCACCAAAAGAAATTACTACAACGCGATCTGACGGCACACAAGTAATTACCGAAGAAATCATTGAAACAACCATAACTACTAGGCAAATTATGGTTGATCAAAAAACAACTCAAACTGTTTATAACGAAAAAACAAAAAAATATGAGACAAAAACAGTGACTGTAAAAGTTCCTAAGTTAGTACAAGATGTTACTACTAAAACGACTACTCAAACAACCACAATTACACCAGGAAAGCCTGTTGAAAATGGAAGATTAGAAGTCGGTAGATTCAAATTTGAATTCAATAATCCTTTGGCTGGTATAAAACTCAATTTTTTTGATGTTGAAGATTTTAATTATACTGGCATATTGAGCTATACCAATTCTCAAGGTAAAAATATTTCTGTTCCACAAATGTTGTCTGGACTCCTTGATAGCAAAGGAAAGATTATAGATGGAACTATCCAATCTTTAACATTAAAGGATGTAAAATCTTTTGTAGTGCAACTAGGTAATCCTGGTACAAAATATGGCTATAAAAGTATTTTCAGTTCAACTGGCGATGGAGTGGGCTTTCAGCTAGAAACTGTGCCAGAACCCAGTAATCTAGCTGGTTTGGGAACTTTAGCTATTCTGGGAATTTTAGGTAGTAGCCAATTGAAGCGAAAAACTAGCTGTTGA
- the nagA gene encoding N-acetylglucosamine-6-phosphate deacetylase has protein sequence MTQATQSTISYPIDIINARVPGYKDLQMLLVNRQGMIEQILPIYTVFKRVPPPDLQVLDVKGDWISLGGVDLQINGALGLAFPDLQAENAHMLPEICGFLWNAGVDAFLPTLVTTKVENIQRSLAVIAKFMANGENLHLWRSQILGVHLEGPFLNFHKRGAHPAEYLLPLTIDEVKRVLGDDADIVKVVTLAPELDATGEVISYLCSLGVTVSLGHSQATAAQAQQAFEVGATMVTHAFNAMPPLHHREPGLLGVAITHPEVMCGFIADGQHVSPIMLDILLRASHYQKGLFLVSDALSPLGLPDGIYPWDNRQIEVKGGTARLADGTLSGTTLPLLVGVQNLVKWGICDVEVAIALATDAPRKAIGLSGTIVGASITQLLRWHFDESSRQLTWQRLITGN, from the coding sequence ATGACTCAAGCCACACAAAGTACTATCTCTTATCCCATAGACATTATTAATGCACGAGTACCGGGTTATAAAGATTTGCAAATGCTGCTTGTGAATCGCCAAGGTATGATTGAACAAATCTTGCCGATTTATACAGTCTTTAAAAGAGTTCCACCACCAGATTTACAAGTGTTAGATGTCAAAGGTGATTGGATTTCGCTGGGTGGTGTTGATTTGCAGATTAACGGTGCATTGGGGTTAGCATTCCCAGACTTGCAAGCTGAAAATGCTCATATGTTGCCAGAAATCTGTGGATTTTTGTGGAATGCGGGAGTAGACGCTTTTTTACCAACTTTAGTAACAACTAAGGTAGAAAACATTCAGCGATCGCTGGCTGTGATTGCCAAGTTTATGGCAAATGGCGAGAATTTACATCTGTGGCGATCACAAATTCTGGGAGTTCATCTTGAGGGGCCATTTTTAAATTTTCACAAACGCGGCGCCCACCCAGCTGAGTACTTATTGCCCTTAACAATAGATGAAGTCAAGCGGGTGTTAGGGGATGATGCTGATATTGTCAAAGTTGTAACCCTTGCCCCAGAGTTAGATGCAACAGGTGAAGTAATTTCTTACTTGTGTTCTTTAGGGGTCACTGTCAGTTTAGGACATTCGCAAGCGACAGCAGCACAAGCACAACAAGCTTTTGAGGTAGGTGCAACGATGGTAACTCATGCTTTTAATGCAATGCCACCACTACACCATCGTGAACCAGGATTATTAGGGGTAGCAATTACTCATCCGGAGGTAATGTGTGGTTTTATTGCTGATGGGCAACATGTCTCACCAATAATGCTAGATATATTGCTGCGTGCTAGTCATTATCAGAAAGGACTTTTTCTAGTTAGCGATGCTTTGTCACCTTTGGGGCTACCCGATGGTATCTATCCTTGGGATAATCGACAAATAGAAGTTAAAGGTGGTACTGCACGATTAGCGGATGGTACCTTATCAGGGACGACTTTACCTTTACTGGTAGGAGTGCAAAACTTAGTAAAGTGGGGAATATGTGATGTAGAAGTAGCGATCGCACTTGCTACAGATGCACCTAGAAAAGCGATCGGTTTGTCAGGAACTATAGTTGGTGCTTCTATTACCCAATTATTACGCTGGCACTTTGATGAATCTAGTAGACAATTAACTTGGCAGAGGTTAATAACGGGTAATTGA
- the purE gene encoding 5-(carboxyamino)imidazole ribonucleotide mutase codes for MTQPLVGIIMGSDSDLPTMQGAIAVCEDFGVAVEVAIISAHRTPERMVEYAKSAHERGIKVIIAGAGGAAHLPGMVASLTPLPVIGVPVPSRHLQGIDSLYSIIQMPAGIPVATVAIGNATNAGLLAVQIIATQQIELLKKIQNYRQNLCESVMLKQAKLDQIGYEQYLKQM; via the coding sequence ATGACTCAACCTCTTGTTGGTATTATTATGGGCAGCGATTCCGATTTACCTACCATGCAAGGTGCGATCGCTGTTTGTGAAGATTTTGGTGTTGCTGTTGAAGTTGCGATCATCAGCGCTCATCGTACCCCAGAACGAATGGTGGAATATGCCAAGTCTGCCCACGAACGGGGTATTAAGGTAATTATTGCTGGTGCGGGTGGTGCTGCCCATCTCCCTGGTATGGTTGCATCTCTAACTCCGCTACCTGTGATTGGTGTTCCTGTGCCTAGCCGTCATTTGCAAGGTATTGATTCTTTGTATTCTATTATACAAATGCCTGCGGGGATTCCAGTTGCTACAGTAGCGATTGGTAATGCGACAAATGCTGGACTATTAGCTGTACAAATTATTGCTACACAACAGATAGAATTACTGAAAAAAATCCAAAATTACCGTCAAAACTTATGTGAATCAGTAATGTTAAAACAAGCTAAATTAGACCAAATAGGCTATGAACAGTATTTGAAACAAATGTAG